A single region of the Phyllostomus discolor isolate MPI-MPIP mPhyDis1 chromosome 14, mPhyDis1.pri.v3, whole genome shotgun sequence genome encodes:
- the TMCO1 gene encoding calcium load-activated calcium channel, protein MSTMFADTLLIVFISVCTALLAEGITWVLVYRTDKYKRLKAEVEKQSKKLEKKKETITESAGRQQKKKIERQEEKLKNNNRDLSMVRMKSMFAIGFCFTALMGMFNSIFDGRVVAKLPFTPLSYIQGLSHRNLLGDDSTDCSFIFLYILCTMSIRQNIQKILGLAPSRAATKQAGGFLGPPPPSGKFS, encoded by the exons ATGAGCACCATGTTCGCGGACACGCTGCTCATCGTTTTTATCTCCGTGTGCACGGCTCTTCTCGCCGAGG GGATCACCTGGGTCCTGGTGTACAGGACGGACAAGTACAAGAGACTGAAGGCGGAAGTGGAAAAGCAGAGCAAAAAAC tggagaaaaagaaggagaccATCACGGAGTCGGCCGGCCGGCAGCAGAAGAAGAAGATCG agaggcaggaggagaaacTGAAGAACAACAACCGGGACCTGTCCATG GTCCGCATGAAGTCCATGTTCGCCATCGGCTTCTGCTTCACCGCCCTGATGGGGATGTTCAACTCCAT ATTTGACGGCCGAGTGGTGGCCAAGCTGCCGTTCACCCCGCTGTCCTACATCCAGGGCCTGTCGCACCGCAACCTGCTGGGAGACGACAGCACCGACTGCTCCTTCATCTTCCTGTACATCCTCTGCACCATGTCCATCCGGCAG AACATCCAGAAGATCCTCGGCCTGGCCCCTTCGCGGGCGGCCACCAAGCAGGCCGGCGGCTTCCTGGGCCCGCCGCCCCCCTCCGGCAAGTTCTCCTGA